One genomic segment of Carassius auratus strain Wakin unplaced genomic scaffold, ASM336829v1 scaf_tig00017499, whole genome shotgun sequence includes these proteins:
- the LOC113075715 gene encoding uncharacterized protein LOC113075715, with translation MTLFVKLKTRGLIVVFMVMTICRFSSSPPLQKRSSNCRCSLSCAELPEISKNDRIEVHVQDQSRVIYNKEQEVSSLFNEGHCSVVVPECLQEDKKFELRIYGQRKQPIYEKMDLKPVCKTEEPPEKNNKLTDGEDKPDPVPSEIKVSSGAERISFNTFLNLLIMVFFFFLFPAKELVPFFDIERTTLHWNEIIVLDQTKR, from the exons ATGACGTTATTTGTTAAACTTAAAACAC GTGGACTAATCGTGGTTTTTATGGTGATGACGATATGTAGATTTTCAA GTTCTCCTCCTCTACAGAAGAGGTCCAGCAATTGCCGGTGTTCTCTGTCTTGTGCTGAATTACCTGAGATTTCAAAAAACGACCGCATTGAAGTTCATGTGCAAGATCAATCAAGAGTAATTTATAATAAAGAACAAGAAGTCTCTAGTTTATTTAATGAAGGACATTGTTCTGTGGTCGTGCCAGAATGTTTACAAGAGGACAAAAAGTTCGAACTTAGAATATATGGTCAGAGGAAACAGCCAATCTATGAAAAAATGGATTTAAAGCCTG TGTGTAAAACAGAGGAACCACCAGAAAAGAACA acaAGCTGACAGACGGAGAGGATAAACCTGATCCCGTCCCGTCAGAGATCAAAG TCTCCAGTGGAGCTGAGAGGATCTCCTTCAACACGTTCCTAAACCTGCTGatcatggtctttttttttttcctttttcctgcCAAAGAATTGGTGCCTTTTTTTGACATCGAACGCACTACTCTACACTGGAATGAAATTATTGTTTTAGACCAGACCAAGAGATGa